Genomic window (Capsicum annuum cultivar UCD-10X-F1 chromosome 10, UCD10Xv1.1, whole genome shotgun sequence):
aaaaataccctcaGTATATGGTTACTCTCAGTGTTTTagcaataacgatggattaatctgtaaattcctagggaCTTGGAAAGTTCGAAGAAGATTAAAAAGGATTGTTGTTATTCTCCCGGAGTGTGATTAAAGAAGacattgctaaaatacctaaaactgaagagaaagagatgaacatggtataaattaaaaaaaaaaatcaaaaaaccaaaaaataatttattttgggagaaaatatacttgGATCTTTATGACTTGGACACTTACACTGGACTAAGGACAATGAAGAAGGGAGCACTGAGTAGGACTTTACACCATATTAAAACAAAACAGCGCTAActctattttaatatcttaaaATTACTTACTtgctttaataacttaaaattacTTATCtgctttaataacttaaaattgcTTACCTGCGTTAATAACTTCTCATAGGAATTTGCTTGCTATATTTATCTATAGTATTATACTAACTNNNNNNNNNNNNNNNNNNNNNNNNNNNNNNNNNNNNNNNNNNNNNNNNNNNNNNNNNNNNNNNNNNNNNNNNNNNNNNNNNNNNNNNNNNNNNNNNNNNNcttgcttattattattattactagtagtagtataagttgtctatatacaagattataatatatatattcttgttaatattatatatattattacctaatataaaatacatatatagtataatatatatttactaacatctatatatatacttatacttaatatacatatattcactACTTATGTATATActtactaacatatatatatatatatatacttagacttatattgcttatatatataaatatttattttattgatattaGAGCACTAAGATTCTAGGagattttattatatatagtaaacgatttatagtatagacgaaagtataaaagaatttatggaaagcGCGGCTAGCCCctagtaatttattaaataatctagctcctagagtctgatcaaatgagtttccactaattgtacaataaCAAAAGTAATCATTTGGGTTAtcagtttacccaataacccaaaaagaaaaaatcaaatcaaatcaataacccaataaattttttataaaatcattaaaaaaatcattaacccaataacaataaaccaacaACATTTTTATCGGTTAGGTTTATCGGTCGATTCGGTTCTTGCACCCCCTAACCACATTCGAATTTTGACAGCAACAATAACATGCAACTCACACAAGTAGGGTCTGGAAAAAAGTAGATTGTATGGAGACCCAGGAGCGGAGCTAGCATATACACAGGGATTCATCTGAACCTCCTTTGGCAataaattacattatatatacatggttaaattttttttattttttttttatgtatatataatagtgGCAAACCCCCTTCAGCTTGTTTGTGTGTGCACTTTTGAAAACCCCTTAAAAAAAATCTTGGCTTCGCCACTGCGGAGACATTACCACTACCTCGTGGAGACAGAGAGGTTATATCCAAGAGTCCCTCAGCCCAAGTGAAATACGCAAAAAAACTTGTGTTTGGTTATTTATAACATGCTCAATGTAAACATAAAATcgaaaaagaaattttaaaataatttaagtgaaaataacataataaaaatcattcaaaaagcTGGCGATACGAGTCAAGAGAACCTAAAACGGAAGTATCATACACAAGAGTTTTGAGAAAACAAACAAATGTGTACATAATTTGCTCAAGTAAACCTTCTTTAGTGATGCTGATGGAAGATCCGTCGACAAAGTAGATAGAATCCAATGTGGAGCAATGACCAAGTATGTTTTTGTAATTTGTACTAACTTATGGAAATTTgtatactttttttccttttgtacTAACTTATGGAAATTTgtatactttttttcctttttcattaaaattttctctctttttcataactgtaGCTAAGTATATTTTCACGTAGGATGATGACCAAATTGATACATTCATAATGTTAGCGACTATTGGACGGGGCCCCTTTTATTCGATTGAGCTCGTCGCAAGATATTTGTCTAATGTGATTCACTTGACCGTGTTGATTGAAGAAAGGATCTCCCAGATGGGAGTGTCTCGTCGTAAGAGACTTGTCTAGTGCAGCAGCTTAACTTGCCTGTGTGATTCAATCGAGCTCGTCGCAAAGACTTGTCTAACAGCTCATCTCTCCTATGTGATTTGAGGACTACTGCACTTACCATGTGCGCACCCGAAGGCAGCTACGGTTTCATTGTCATAAGAATGGAAGTCTTGACTTCTTTGTTGTTTCATGTATCATGAAGAAATTAAATATGAACAAAGTTCAAGTAGGTGTGTTGGGTATGACAGACGGAGGCATTTTTAGAAGAATTTACCATCCGATGTTTGattgaacaagaaaattattacaattttttttaaatggaccATCTAAAAGCAATGATGGCAAATCAATCAGTTGAAGCAATGCAATTTTTCACACATTTGGCTAGAGAGAATGAAGTTCAAATTCATGTCACATTTGCACGTGACATTCAGCCCTCATTTTTTTTCAGAATGTTACAACAACTACGCCTCGATCCCAAGCTAGTTGGTATCAGCTATATGGATCCTCGTTCGCTAACCGAAGTCTAAAAAATAATGTTTAAGACAGCACTCATAAGATAACTGACCTAAATGATGTCCTCTCAAACAAACAGTACTTAATGAAAATTGAAAGGTATCCACCAACAAAAACCTAGCCCAACCTCAATCAATGTGAAATATATTCTTCTGTTTGCTTGTAAAGAAGCCAAATCATGGGTTATATCCCTCACCTGGTAGTTAGTTACCTTCCTCACTTGTCCCTTCATCACCTGGTGTTTCAGCGTTACCTTCCTCACTCTTTTCATCGACTTCGTTTTGCTCCTCTTCCTTAGGCTCGGCTGTCTCTGGCTTTGCTGGCCCTGGGCCAGCCGAAACCTTCACCATTGAAGGACGTAAAAGTCTGTCTCCAAGTCTGAAACCTTTGCGATATTCTTCTAACACAACACCTTCTTCAAATTCTGAGGAATCCTCGCGCATTATAGCTTCATGCAGCTGATCACGGGAGACCAGTCAATACTAAATAGAGACAGGTAATACGGTTTCATCTATTGgcataaatctaaagaaaaggTTTTCTCCAACATTACAACAAGAAGGTGTGACACAAACAGATTTCAATGTTAGATCTTTATACATCTCGAAGGAAACAAATTTTTGTTTTGTTCCCTTCATGAAAGAATACCAGAAGTCTATACATTGTCAACTCACCGAGTTGGCTCAAAAGAATGCTGATTTAGATGAGCTAAAAATCAGGTTGAGGTCTTCCTAAAAACCGAATAGAAGTTATACAGCTTTTGAAAAAGTTCATCAATAATTCGACTGAATTTTGAGCCAACTCGGGAACTGGCCTGCATTAAACCAAGGATCAAATAGAAGAATCACTACATGACCAACAGAAGATGGCAGCCCAAAAGTGTTTTCTCTAAACAATACAACCTATATCTACCAATCTATTCAGGCAAATACCAGCACTGCAAGGAAAGAAAGCAGATTTAAAACACTCAAGCATCTATGTCTATTTTGGAATGCATCTGTATTTGTAAATAGAGGCACAGGTGAGAAACTTACCAATGGGTCGAATGGCTTCCCAACTGTCTCCACAGGCTCAACACCAAGAGATCCAAGGATTTCCAAAAATTGTTTAGAAATACTCTGGTAACTGTTATTAATTTTCTCCTCTCCTTCTGTTGTCACCTTGATTTGCATTTTCGCTCTCTCAAAATTGTCCAAAACAGACAAAAGTTTCTCAACAACTTCCCCTTGCGCATTTGTCACAAGAGAAGCTCTTTCTCTATCTGTTCTCTTGCGGAAGTTGTCGAAGTCAGCACTGATTCTAAGAACCCGGTCCCTCTCATTTGACAATTCTTCAGTCAATGACGCTACTTTTGTCTGAAGTTCAATTTTCTCATCTTCTATGGACTTGAGGGTGGTTTCTATCTCTGCAACTTTGGAATCGTCGTTATTTGCCAAAGCATCTCTGTACAACTGCAATGAATTTGAAACGACTGATAAAGTTTCCTCTGCAGCTGCATCGGCGTGCTCATCCGAAGCTTCTTCAGCAGCAGCACCATCTAAATTCTCCTGTTCAATGGTAAGGAAATACAAATTTCATTACTCTTCCAATAAGTGGGTAAGAGAACTGGAAGACTTGAAATTCCAGTACGTAAAGTTTTAAGTTGTAAAGGTAAACGACAACAGCCCTAATCAGCTTAATCAGAACATACATATCGACAAAAAGATACAAAAGGATGACGAAACAAACTATTAGCCATATTAAACACATGATGTTTTTTGCTTTGTGACAATGGTGCCGAGGCAAGCTTACACGCACCTCAACTATTGTACCGCATACTGCTACTTTCCACCAACACAGATACTAGGTAACTCTGTGCACCAAGGTTTGAGTAAGAAGAGCGGAAATCAACTAGGTTTTTTTTACCTCCGCTAGAATTTGAACAGAGACTTCTAGCTTTCCACCAGTTCATTGACTACTAGAACATACCCTTGGGTGATTGAACACATTAtgttatttcatttatataaaCCCACAAAGATATGCATATAATACAGAAAAGAAACAGCCAACAAAACCCAGTATGAAGTAAAACTATTGTCTTCTATCACTCAGTCTAAGCAAAGAACACTCGATAAGGAAAAGGGGGGAGCTACAGGCCAATATTAGCTGTGGAATACACACTCTTAAATGAACTCCGCCTTTGTGAACTGCGAGTGGTGGGTAAACCCTGATAGAGGCGAGGGGATTGCAGTAGATTACCGACCAGCATCAACAGTTATAATATTCCTGGCATAAAATTACAAGTAACTAATATAATGTTCGTTTGCAGCATAGAACACTGATCACAAATGTGATCTTTGCACAACTAATAGAATACTGGTTCCCATTTAAGGCCCAGCATAACTAGTGCAGTGTTTGGTTTATGGCACTGAACTCTCGATTACTAATACCGGTATGACTTATGTGGGAATCtatgtaatatatattattcatttatttgataAAGTAAGATGTTGGAATCTATGTAATATTTTATCGTGATAAAATGTAAAAGAGGAATAGGTGTACTAGCAATACCAGATAAAGATTATCTGAGGACAAAATGTTCTTAAAGTAGGCATCCCATGCATAGCAATCCTTATTATAATTCACTACAACAATCCATTTATTGTAATTTCTGTATAACTAGATCTAGACATAAATCAATCGACCCCTTAGTGAGTTCTGCAGCTACCATGGAGAAGTAAAGGTGACATCTCACACGGAATCTTGTATATAGAGATAACATCATAAGAAGACATCTCACTTTCCATCCACATGCATAATCACCGAATAATTAGTGCTTCTAAAGCACCTAGGCCAGATACCAAGCCCAACTTCACTGAATGCATCAACAGAGAATAAAGTAAAAGTTTTCCAGCCAGTAACATGAAATTTTGCTCTATATGAAATGTTATACTTTTCTAGATGATCGAGACATTGGTTGTTTTCGATCCATAGTAGGCACACCCTTCTACCTTTCTTCACTTAGATATTAGACTTGGTTCGCCGCCGAAATACGAACTCATGACGTACACCTACCAGCAGTTTATTACCATTGGTATTGAACCAAGGCCTAGGCGCAGATGCTGCGGAGACAATATTCACACAACTCACTAAGACAAAATACACAAAGTGATTTCTTCATCTGTCTAAGCCTGGAGGGCGGAATTATCTAGTACCTTGTGAAATAATACAGGTGCGTGCAAGTTGACACGAACATCACCATACCCAAAAGATAAACAAGGGAAGTTCGTCCCTCATGTATAATGTGTATATGTCAGTAAAATCCTGATCAGCTACATGAGCAGAAAAAGTACTAAGCTTACCAGAAAACCAATCCAGAGAATATGATCTCTACTTAATGAGATTCAAGCATTAAAAAATACCAATTATTCATTCTGCTTCAATTCAAGATAAATTCAACCAAGAAATACATCTCATTCATGCCCTAGAAATTCACTCTGGTTGGAACTCTCCATGTTGCAATGTCCGTGGTCATATGTCAACTCTCCTCAGGATGTGTGATGTTGTGTCAGTGAGCAATGCCCCTAAACGTTAAGAACCTTCTGGACTTGCCACCTTCAGAAAATGGCAAAGAGCCAGTTGTGTGTATGGAGAACAATCCCTTATGTGTTTTATGGACAATTTAGCTAGAGACTGCTTTGAAGAAAAAAGGCCGCATAACTCCAGGAATAAAATATCTGTTGATTATATTTAACATTCGGTGTAAAAGTAATGTTATGGAGAATTtggatcaatttaaaaattttctagAGCAGCTGAATGATATGTAGAAGTGCTTTTTGTATCTGCAGCTGGGGTATTGCAATTGTACCATTTCGGTACCTTTATCAATGAATTTTTACgttatcaaagaaaaaattacTCAGGAAACTTCAATGTCTTCCCCCAGTATGTTTCCAAGAAGCTACTTAAGCATAATGTTGAGTGAATTCTGCTTGGGAGATGTTTGGTATTCAACCCCTTTGCCAACAAATCTTTAAGCTTACACAGTTGTGACTGAGAACCCTCTACCAATGTCAAACTTAGTATTGACCCCTGCGAACTTCATCACTCCTAGCAAAGGTTTCTGATAAGcataacaaacaaaatacatgACTTAATAGTTTGAACATCAAATTTCCTGTGTTCATAATTTCAGGCTTTCTCTGACTTGCTATAAATAATTACGTCGAAAGTTCTCCTCCCCGTCATGAAATTGGTCTTCCAAGGTTATGCACCCACAATAATGGCAATTATTCATCTTTCAGATACCAGAGAAATGTGCCATTTGTAGGTTGGAGTTCGACTAACATGGAACTTGGGGTGTAGTTATTGATTAGTTAACTTTCACTTGGGAAACCTATTGCAATCACAATATTGCCAGGAAATAAGCTTTTGGGGGAGAGGATGTGTTGCAGTTAAGGTCTATGAAAATCCTAAGTTCTTCGACCCTTTTGCACCTTCTAAAGCAGGAAACGCAAGCTGCATTTATTAACATTTAATGGACAAGCTTCCACAAGCAACATAAGTAACCTGCTACTATACAAGGAACAGAAAGAAGATACCAACTTTAGTAGTCCTTCACTTAATCCTTAAACATCAAGGCTAAACAAAAGAAGCGCTTCCTAACAATAGTGAAATGCCAACTCATAGTTTGTCCAAACTTCACGCAAAGGAAGACGATAATGTAGCGCCTAATGGTATGGTCTAGATGTCAATGAAAATTCAATCCGGCGGCAAAAGAAATACTCCctttatttcaatttgtttgtcttgcTTTCCCTCTTATTCCGTTTCAAAAGGAATGCCTCTTCCCCTTTTTGGAAACttcttaatttcaactttccacatggatTGTTTGAGATCGCAAGAattaaggacattttgatacattctaCGTATTTTCAGTTTAAgaccataaaatttaaaagtccTCTTTTACTTTTTAAAACTTCGTACCAAGCCAATCACATTGAAAAGGAAGGAGTATTTAATTTCTCTAATCAGTCTTAAGTTTTGTGGGACAGAGCTGCAAACTGACCCTTAAAAAATGGAAGAGGATAACATAACCTAATCTACTCATGATGAAACTTGAAAATACCAAATCCATTGGGAATTTtccacattttatttttttgataaccatGGTATTGCGTGCACCTCGATTTATTCCACAGAATAACTACCACCTCCCACATACCAAGTAACTCTATCCACTAAGGCTAGGACAGATGGGAAAAAATCACGTAGTGTTTTTTGTCTCTACTGAGATTTGAATATGAGACCTCGTGGTGGTCAATCCACTTATTGACCACCACACCCCTCGGT
Coding sequences:
- the LOC107843735 gene encoding protein GrpE isoform X1, which encodes MSSVLRTPSTTLTPPPSTTVRAAVVYSSVKPNCISFLSHQHYGRGQTPLLTKRCRILQKGNSIVRLKNRSVEKFVVFGSNEDVAEAETETKVKEEVQELEQEENLDGAAAEEASDEHADAAAEETLSVVSNSLQLYRDALANNDDSKVAEIETTLKSIEDEKIELQTKVASLTEELSNERDRVLRISADFDNFRKRTDRERASLVTNAQGEVVEKLLSVLDNFERAKMQIKVTTEGEEKINNSYQSISKQFLEILGSLGVEPVETVGKPFDPLLHEAIMREDSSEFEEGVVLEEYRKGFRLGDRLLRPSMVKVSAGPGPAKPETAEPKEEEQNEVDEKSEEGNAETPGDEGTSEEGN
- the LOC107843735 gene encoding protein GrpE isoform X2; its protein translation is MSSVLRTPSTTLTPPPSTTVRAAVVYSSVKPNCISFLSHQHYGRGQTPLLTKRCRILQKGNSIVRLKNRSVEKFVVFGSNEDVAEAETETKVKEEVQELEQEENLDGAAAEEASDEHADAAAEETLSVVSNSLQLYRDALANNDDSKVAEIETTLKSIEDEKIELQTKVASLTEELSNERDRVLRISADFDNFRKRTDRERASLVTNAQGEVVEKLLSVLDNFERAKMQIKVTTEGEEKINNSYQSISKQFLEILGSLGVEPVETVGKPFDPLASSRVGSKFSRIIDELFQKLYNFYSVFRKTST